CGGTTCTCACCACGGCGTACAGCGATCAGCTGGCCTTCCTTTACCAGCTGCCGTACGCGGGTCACCTCGACATCGAGCTTTTCCGCGATGTCGGGAAGGTGGAGCCAGGCAGGTACGAGAGCATCGATCTTTGCGTCAATCTCGGTCACAGGACAAGCCTGCCATCCCGGACTGACAGTCGGTAGCCGGACCCTGTCACGACTACGCCAGAACGGCCGCCTTCAGCGGGACCAGGGGGTCGGCCGCGCGGTCCTGATCCAGCCGCGCACCGGCGAGGATGAGTTTGCGCCCTTGCGCCAGATCACGGGCTCTGCCGACGGCGAGCAGCGCGACCAGTGCGCCCTCCCGCAGCCAGAGCACGGACCAGGCCGCGTCCGCCGGATCGCCCCGCCACACCGTCGTGTCGGCGGCTTCGTGGTGGCCGGCGTACTGCACAAAGCGCCCGAACTGCTCGGACCAGAAGTACGGCACCGGGTCGTAGACCTCGGGCGGCAGGGCCCCCGGCGTGCCGCCGACGACGTTGGCGGCGACCGTGCGCGGCCCCTGCAGGGCGTTGTCCCAGTGGTGCACGAGCAGCCGTCGGCCGTAGCGGCCGGACGGGAAGGAGGCGCAGTCCCCGACGGCGTACACATCGGGCAGCGAGGTGCGCAGGTACGCGTCGGCGGTGATTGCGCCGTCCGGGCCGAGTGCGATGCCTGAGCCCGCGAGCCAGGCGGTGGCGGGGCGGGCGCCGATGCCGACGACCACGGCCCCGGCAGGCAGCTGCCTGCCGTCCGCGAGGATGACCGCGCCGGGCTCGATGTCGGCCACGCGCGCGTGGGTGAGCAGTTCGACGCCGTACTCGGCGTACCAGTCGGCCATCGGAGCTGCGACCTCGGCGGGCAGAGCCCCTGCCAGCGGCCGCTCGGCGGCCTCGACGACGACGACCGTGCAGCCCGCCTCACGGGCCGCCGTCGCGAACTCCGCGCCGATCCAGCCCGCGCCGACGACCACCATGTCGTGCTGTTCCGCGAGGACGGGGCGCAGCCGCTCGGCGTCGTCGAGGGTGCGCAGCAGATGGACGCCCTGGACGCCCTCGGCGCCGGGCAGGGTGATCGGTTCGGCGCCGCTGGCGATGACCAGGACGTCGTACGGGACCGGTCCCGCCTCGGTGTCCAGCTCATGCGCCCCGGCGCGTACGCCGGTCACCTCGCAGCCCAGCCGCAGCTCGATGTCGAGTGCCTCGAAGTCGACCTCGAAGGCCGATCCCTCCGCCTTGCCGAGCAGGATCGCCTTGGAGAGTGGCGGCCTGTCGTACGGCTGGTGGGGCTCGGCGCCGATCAGGGTCACCGGTCCCGTGAAGCCCTGTTCACGCAGGGCCACCGCGGTCTGCACGCCGGCCATGCCCGCGCCGACGACGACCACGCGGCGCTGCCCCTGTGCTGTCTGTTGCTCGCTCACTCGTCAACCTTACGCACCTGACGGACCGTCAGGAAGGCGGTTGTTCGACGACGCTCGTCCCGCTGCCCTCCTGGGACTCCCATTCCCAGCTCTCCTCCAGGCGCAACCGCCCGTCATCGAGCTCGACCACGGTGGAGACACAGTGCCCCGATGACGTGCCGCCGTCCGTCTTCAGCTGCACATATCGGAAGTCGAGCCGGTCGCCCTCCCTGGTGCCCACGAGATGGCCGCGGATCACGTCCCCGCCCTCGTACTCGGCCCAGATCCGGCCGTCGTGCTCGTGGTACGTGAACCGGGTGCGGGTGCCCACCTGGCCCGGAGCCTGGTCGGCCACCGGGGAGAGCACGAGTCCGTCGAGCGACCTTGCCACTGTGGCTGCTCCCTTACTGCGCGTTGGGGCCTGGGGTTAGGGTGGCCACCGTAAGGCACTCGCGGGAGCCCGGACGCACCGGGCTGAGAGGGAGGCTGGACGGCCTCCGACCGTACGAACCTGATCCGGGTCATGCCGGCGAAGGGAGGGGCTGGACGCCCATGTCGCGTATCTCTGAAACCCGCACCTCAGACGTCCTCGTCATCGGGGGCGGAATCATCGGCCTGGTCACGGCCTGGCGTGCGGCGCAGCGCGGGCTGCGCGTCGCCGTCGCCGATCCGGAGCCGGGCGGCGGGGCCGCACAGGTCGCGGCGGGCATGCTCGCCGCCGTCACCGAGCTCCATTACGGCGAGCAGACGCTGCTCGGCCTCAATCTGGAATCCGCCCGGCGCTATCCCGCGTTCGTGGCGGAACTGGAGGAGGCGAGCGGAGCGTCGGTCGGCTACCGCGCGTGCGGCACGCTCGCCGTCGCACTCGACGCCGACGACCGCGCACACCTGCGTGAACTGCACGCCCTGCAGCGCCGGTCGGGCCTGGAGTCGGAGTGGCTGACGGGGCGCGAATGCCGCCGTCTGGAACCGATGCTCGCGCCCGGTGTGCGCGGGGGGCTGCGGGTGGACGGCGACCACCAGGTCGATCCGCGGCGGCTGGCCGCGGCGCTGGTGACGGCCTGCGAGCGGGCCGGGGTGGTGTTCCATCGCGGCTGGGCGGAGCGGCTGCTGGTGGTACGGGACCGGGCGAGGGGAGCCCTTCTGACGGACGGCGACGACGTCACCGCGGACCAGGTGGTGCTGGCGGGCGGCTCGCTCAGCGGCAGGCTCGGCGGCGTACCGGCGGAGGTGCTGCCTCCGGTACGGCCGGTGAAGGGGCAGGTGCTGCGGCTGACCGTGCCGCGTCCGTACGCGCCCTTCCTCTCCCGGACCGTGCGGGCGGTGGTGCGCGGCAGCCATGTCTATCTGGTGCCGCGCGAGAACGGCGAGCTGGTCGTCGGCGCGACCAGCGAGGAGCTCGGCTGGGACACGACGGTCACGGCGGGCGGGGTGTACGAGCTGCTGCGCGACGCGCACGAGCTGGTGCCGGGCCTCACCGAGCTGCCGCTCACCGAGACCCGCGCCGGGCTGCGCCCCGCATCGCCCGACAACGCCCCGCTGCTGGGCCCGACGGCCCTGCCCGGTCTGCATCTGGCCACCGGCCACCACCGGAACGGGGTGCTCCTCACGCCCGTCACCGGTGATGTGCTCGCTGCCGTGCTGGTCACCGGTGAACTGCCGGACGTGGCACGCCCCTTCACTCCTCGCCGCTTCTCCCCCGTACCTCAGGAGCAGCCCGCATGAACGTCTCCGTGTCCGTCTCGGTCTCCGTCAACGGCGAAGCCCGTGAGCTCGCCACCGGCACGACCCTGGACGCCCTGGTCGCGGACCTCACCGCCGCCCCGTCCGGCGTCGCCGCCGCCGTCAACGAGAGCGTCGTCCCGCGCAGCCAGTGGGCCGGAACCCCGCTCGGCGACGGCGACCGCGTCGAGGTCCTCACCGCAGTGCAGGGAGGCTGATCAGCGATGGCCGACGACCTTCTCACCATCGGCGACACCACCTTCGGCTCCCGGCTGATCATGGGTACGGGCGGGGCGCCCAGTCTCGACGTACTCGAACGCTCCCTCGTCGCGAGCGGTACCGAGCTGACCACCGTCGCCATGCGCCGTCTCGACCCGACCGTCCAGGGCTCGGTGCTGTCCGTCCTGGAGAAGCTGAACATCCGCGTACTGCCCAATACGGCGGGCTGCTTCACGGCGGGCGAGGCCGTCCTGACCGCGCGGCTGGCCAGGGAGGCCCTCGGCACGGAGTGGATCAAACTCGAGGTCGTCGCGGAGGAGCGGACCCTGCTGCCCGATCCCATCGAGCTGCTGGACGCGGCGGAGACGCTCGTCGACGACGGTTTCACGGTCCTGCCGTACACGAACGACGACCCGGTGCTGGCCCGGAAGCTGGAGGATGTGGGCTGCGCGGCGATCATGCCGCTGGGTTCACCGATCGGGTCCGGACTGGGCATCCGCAATCCGCACAACTTCCAGCTGATCGTCGAGCACGCGCGCGTGCCGGTGATTCTGGACGCGGGCGCGGGCACGGCGTCCGACGCGGCACTCGCGATGGAGCTGGGCTGCGCGGCGGTGATGCTGGCGTCGGCGGTCACCCGGGCGCAGGAGCCGGTGCTGATGGCGGAGGCGATGCGGTACGCGGTGGGGCGGGCGGCTGGCGCGGAGGGCGGGGCGGATTCCGCGCCGGCATTTCGCGGAGGCGTCGTCGCCGGTGGAGGGCCGGGCGGCCCTGGACCCGGAGCGGCCCGCGTTCTGAGTGTTGCCAGGCAACTCGAGCCTCGCCGGCGATTGAGGCGCGGGGGTCCGGGGCGGAGCCCCCCGGCGGGGACACGCGCAGCGTTACAGCTCGGCTGCAGTACGGCTCCGGTCCCACCCCGCCCCGTCCGTACTGTCGGCCGTGGCTCGTAGACTCTCCCGCGTGGATACGACCCTCAAGGACCCCCTCGTCGGGCACGTGCTCGACGGCCGCTACCGCGTCGACGCGCGCATCGCCGTCGGCGGGATGGCCACGGTCTACCGGGCCGTCGACACCCGGCTCGACCGGGTGCTCGCGCTCAAGGTGATGCACCCCGCCCTCGCCGCCGACGCCTCCTTCGTGGAGCGCTTCATCCGCGAGGCCAAGTCCGTGGCGCACCTCGCCCACCCCAATGTGGTGGGGGTCTTCGACCAGGGCGCCGAGGGTGCGTACGTCTATCTGGCCATGGAGTACGTCGC
The Streptomyces lunaelactis genome window above contains:
- a CDS encoding NAD(P)/FAD-dependent oxidoreductase, which translates into the protein MAGVQTAVALREQGFTGPVTLIGAEPHQPYDRPPLSKAILLGKAEGSAFEVDFEALDIELRLGCEVTGVRAGAHELDTEAGPVPYDVLVIASGAEPITLPGAEGVQGVHLLRTLDDAERLRPVLAEQHDMVVVGAGWIGAEFATAAREAGCTVVVVEAAERPLAGALPAEVAAPMADWYAEYGVELLTHARVADIEPGAVILADGRQLPAGAVVVGIGARPATAWLAGSGIALGPDGAITADAYLRTSLPDVYAVGDCASFPSGRYGRRLLVHHWDNALQGPRTVAANVVGGTPGALPPEVYDPVPYFWSEQFGRFVQYAGHHEAADTTVWRGDPADAAWSVLWLREGALVALLAVGRARDLAQGRKLILAGARLDQDRAADPLVPLKAAVLA
- the thiO gene encoding glycine oxidase ThiO, which translates into the protein MSRISETRTSDVLVIGGGIIGLVTAWRAAQRGLRVAVADPEPGGGAAQVAAGMLAAVTELHYGEQTLLGLNLESARRYPAFVAELEEASGASVGYRACGTLAVALDADDRAHLRELHALQRRSGLESEWLTGRECRRLEPMLAPGVRGGLRVDGDHQVDPRRLAAALVTACERAGVVFHRGWAERLLVVRDRARGALLTDGDDVTADQVVLAGGSLSGRLGGVPAEVLPPVRPVKGQVLRLTVPRPYAPFLSRTVRAVVRGSHVYLVPRENGELVVGATSEELGWDTTVTAGGVYELLRDAHELVPGLTELPLTETRAGLRPASPDNAPLLGPTALPGLHLATGHHRNGVLLTPVTGDVLAAVLVTGELPDVARPFTPRRFSPVPQEQPA
- the thiS gene encoding sulfur carrier protein ThiS, which encodes MNVSVSVSVSVNGEARELATGTTLDALVADLTAAPSGVAAAVNESVVPRSQWAGTPLGDGDRVEVLTAVQGG